The following coding sequences are from one Chelonoidis abingdonii isolate Lonesome George chromosome 4, CheloAbing_2.0, whole genome shotgun sequence window:
- the LOC116816164 gene encoding cardiotrophin-2-like has product MADSPTKPRAPLHPTLAAQNLFLSLVLVQLARPEPSPRATTISQTYNLARLLQTNTTKLLNTYLSAQGSPFSDPGFSALGLRWAGVPVATLPFLAWRTMGDMERLARNYGAYATFDAFLQLVRDDQDELCPNCSELLAMLGTARAQTRGLLANLTYIMAAMGIPTPPATDPLTSEAASVGAFEKKCRGYVVCREYHGWVDRTVRDFTLLKAKYPA; this is encoded by the exons ATGGCTGACTCCCCTACTaagcccaggg CTCCCCTCCACCCTACTCTTGCAGCCCAGAATCTGTTTCTGTCCCTGGTCCTGGTCCAGCTGGCCCGGCCTGAACCCAGTCCCAGGGCTACTACCATCTCGCAGACCTACAACCTGGCCCGGCTGCTGCAGACCAACACCACGAAGCTGCTCAACACCTAC CTGAGCGCCCAGGGCTCCCCGTTCAGTGACCCTGGTTTCAGCGCCCTGGGGCTGCGGTGGGCCGGGGTGCCGGTGGCCACCCTCCCATTCCTGGCCTGGCGCACCATGGGTGACATGGAGCGGCTGGCGCGGAACTATGGGGCCTACGCCACCTTTGATGCCTTCCTCCAGCTGGTGAGGGACGACCAAGACGAGTTGTGCCCCAACTGCTCtgagctgctggccatgctgggCACTGCCCGGGCCCAGACTCGAGGCCTCCTGGCCAACCTGACCTACATTATGGCTGCCATGGGCATCCCGACACCCCCGGCCACAGACCCCTTGACCTCAGAGGCAGCTAGTGTGGGGGCATTTGAGAAGAAGTGCCGGGGCTACGTGGTATGCCGGGAGTACCATGGCTGGGTCGACCGGACTGTGCGTGACTTCACCCTGCTCAAGGCCAAATACCCGGCCTAA